The stretch of DNA TCGTAGAGGGCCAGGACCTGGGCGACCGTGGCCGACTCCTGCCCGGCCACGCCCGTGCGGCCGGCGGCGACGGCGGCCTGGGCGTAGTCCTCGGGCAGAGTCATGGTGACCTTGGCCCACTCGACCTCGGCGGCGAGGTCCCGCACGGTGGCCCGGTCGGTGGGCAGGCCCAGGCGACGGGCGGCGGCGCCGACCAGGGGCGCCTTGTGGGCCTGGATGTCGGGGCGGCGCCCGCCGATGGCGGTGGGCCAGAAGTAGGTGAGCTGGCGCAGGGCGGCGGCGTGGAAGGTGCGGGCCTGGACGCCGGGGACGCCGAGGTCGGCCAGGCGCGAGCGCATCTCACCGGCGGCGCGGGCGGTGAAGGTGACGGCCAGGACCTGGGTGGCCTGGTAGGCGCCGGTGGCCACGCCGTGGGCGATCCGATAGGTGATGGCCCGGGTCTTGCCGGTGCCGGCACCGGCAAGGACGCACAGGGGACCTTCGAGGTGCTCGGCGACCTCGCGCTGGTCGGGGTCGAGGGCCTCCAGAAGGCCGGCGGCATCCAGCTGGGCGCCGGGCCGGCGGGTCGGCGTGCCGATCGGGTCGGGGCGGGAGGTGGTCGGGCTCATCGGGACCAGCCTGCCACGGGTCGGTGACAAGAATCGGCGGCGGTGAGGAGACCGCGATGGAAACCGGTCGGCGAGGGCCGGCCGGCCAAGACCGGTCAGGTCGGTGCGATCGGCTCAGCAGACGTCAGCTGACGATGGGGCCGCCGTACCAGTCCTCAATGAGGAGACGGGCGATGGAAGTGGGACCGGGCAGAAGGATGCTGCCGTCGCCAACACCAGCGGTGAGCTCGTCTCGGGAGACGAGACGGGCCTCGACGACCTCCTGGCCATCGGGGCGGGGCAGGTCCTCGCCGGGGGCCAGGCGCGCCCGACAACCGAGCATGAGGGAGCGCGGGAAGGGCCAGGGCTGGGAGGCAGCGTACTCGACCTCGGCCACGCGCAGCCCGGTCTCCTCCCGCACCTCGCGGGCGACGGCGGCCTCGACGGACTCTCCGGCCTCGACGAAGCCGGCCACCACCGAGTAGCGCCGGGGCGCCCAGGCGGCACCGCGCACGAGGAGGAGCCGGTCGGACTCGTCGACGACCGCCATGATGACGGCCGGGTCGGTACGCGGGAAGTGGATGGTGGCGCAGTCGGTGCACCTGCGGGCCCAGCCGGCCTCGATGGTCTCGGTGCGTCCGCCGCAGGCCGGGCAGTAGGCGGAGCGGGCGTGCCAGGCGGCCAGGGAGGCGGCGGTGGTGGCCAGGCCGGCGTCGCGGGCGGTCATCTGGGCGCCCATGGCCCGCAGGGCGGAGAGCGGGTAGCGCTCCAGCAGGCGGCGCAGGTCGGGGTGGTCGACGGCGGTGCCCTCGGCGTCGGAACCGGTGGCGGGCGGTTCGGGGGCGTCGGGGACCTCCAGGGCCGGGGGCACGACGAC from Actinomyces sp. Marseille-P3109 encodes:
- the nudC gene encoding NAD(+) diphosphatase is translated as MRTDQLALSRSATDRDAERRSEPGLLERLAADPETRLLLVDARGRVALTGPAIHPDLPDDGLTPPSLIGSPGATVWEGPGTRSGWGLPDLRAGYLGASAPTYSPDLTVLYMGRELSDDGAPAGPSWIAVVVPPALEVPDAPEPPATGSDAEGTAVDHPDLRRLLERYPLSALRAMGAQMTARDAGLATTAASLAAWHARSAYCPACGGRTETIEAGWARRCTDCATIHFPRTDPAVIMAVVDESDRLLLVRGAAWAPRRYSVVAGFVEAGESVEAAVAREVREETGLRVAEVEYAASQPWPFPRSLMLGCRARLAPGEDLPRPDGQEVVEARLVSRDELTAGVGDGSILLPGPTSIARLLIEDWYGGPIVS